From one Eptesicus fuscus isolate TK198812 chromosome 3, DD_ASM_mEF_20220401, whole genome shotgun sequence genomic stretch:
- the SLC5A3 gene encoding sodium/myo-inositol cotransporter, which produces MRAVLETADIAIVALYFVLVLCIGFFAMWKSNRSTVSGYFLAGRSMTWVAIGASLFVSNIGSEHFIGLAGSGAASGFAVGAWEFNALLLLQLLGWVFVPIYIRSGVYTMPEYLSKRFGGHRIQVYFAALSLILYIFTKLSVDLYSGALFIQESLGWNLYVSVILLIGMTALLTVTGGLVAVIYTDTLQALLMIVGALTLMVISMMEVGGFEEVKRRYMLASPNVTSILLTYNLSNTNSCKVHPKKNALKMLRSPTDEDVPWPGFLLGQTPASVWYWCADQVIVQRVLAAKNIAHAKGSTLMAGFLKLLPMFIIVVPGMISRILFADDIACINPEHCMQVCGSRAGCSNIAYPRLVMNLVPVGLRGLMMAVMIAALMSDLDSIFNSASTIFTLDVYKLVRKNAGSRELMIVGRVFVAFMVAISIAWVPIIVEMQGGQMYLYIQEVADYLTPPVAALFLLAIFWKRCNEQGAFYGGVAGFVLGAVRLILAFTYRAPECDQPDNRPGFIKDIHYMYVATALFWVTGLITVIVSLLTAPPTKEQIRTTTFWSKKSVVVEESCSPKDEPYKMQEKSILRCSENSEPITHIIPNGKSEDSIKGLQPEDVNLLGPCREEGPPAASLGHSEAETPVDAYSNGQAALMGEKERKKEAEAGGRCCKLIDWFCGFKSKSLSKRSLRDLAEEEEAVCLQMLEEPPHIKLILDIGLFAVCSLGIFMFVYFSL; this is translated from the coding sequence ATGAgggctgtgctggagacagcagACATTGCCATCGTGGCCCTGTACTTTGTCCTGGTCCTGTGCATTGGTTTCTTTGCCATGTGGAAGTCTAACAGGAGCACCGTGAGTGGGTACTTCCTGGCTGGGCGCTCGATGACCTGGGTAGCGATCGGTGCCTCTCTGTTTGTGAGCAACATTGGGAGTGAGCACTTCATTGGGCTGGCGGGATCTGGAGCTGCAAGTGGATTTGCAGTCGGTGCCTGGGAGTTCAATGCCTTACTGCTGTTGCAACTTCTGGGATGGGTTTTCGTCCCCATTTACATCCGGTCGGGGGTATACACCATGCCTGAGTACTTGTCCAAGCGGTTCGGTGGCCATAGGATTCAGGTCTATTTTGCAGCCTTGTCTCTGATTCTCTATATCTTCACCAAGCTCTCAGTGGATCTGTATTCGGGCGCCCTCTTTATCCAGGAGTCTTTGGGTTGGAACCTGTATGTGTCTGTCATCCTGCTCATTGGCATGACCGCCTTGCTGACTGTCACCGGAGGCCTCGTGGCGGTGATCTACACAGACACGCTCCAGGCGCTGCTCATGATCGTGGGGGCCCTCACACTTATGGTTATTAGCATGATGGAGGTTGGCGGGTTTGAGGAAGTTAAGAGAAGGTACATGTTGGCCTCACCCAATGTCACTTCCATCCTGTTGACATACAACCTTTCCAACACAAATTCTTGTAAAGTCCACCCGAAGAAGAATGCGCTGAAAATGTTGCGGAGTCCGACAGACGAAGACGTGCCTTGGCCGGGATTCCTTCTCGGCCAGACCCCAGCTTCCGTGTGGTACTGGTGCGCCGACCAGGTCATCGTGCAGAGGGTCCTGGCAGCTAAAAACATCGCGCACGCCAAAGGCTCCACTCTGATGGCCGGCTTCCTGAAGCTTCTGCCCATGTTTATCATTGTGGTCCCAGGCATGATTTCCAGGATACTGTTTGCGGATGACATAGCTTGCATCAACCCGGAGCACTGCATGCAGGTGTGTGGGAGCAGAGCCGGGTGCTCCAATATCGCGTACCCGCGCCTGGTGATGAACCTGGTCCCCGTGGGCCTCCGGGGCCTGATGATGGCGGTGATGATCGCAGCGCTGATGAGTGACTTGGACTCCATCTTTAACAGCGCCAGCACCATCTTCACCCTGGACGTGTACAAACTCGTCCGCAAGAACGCCGGCTCCCGGGAGCTGATGATCGTGGGGAGGGTATTTGTGGCTTTCATGGTGGCGATCAGCATCGCCTGGGTGCCCATCATCGTGGAGATGCAAGGAGGCCAGATGTACCTCTACATTCAGGAGGTGGCAGATTACCTGACGCCCCCCGTTGCGGCCCTGTTCCTTCTGGCAATTTTCTGGAAGCGCTGCAACGAACAGGGGGCTTTCTATGGTGGAGTGGCTGGCTTTGTTCTCGGAGCCGTGCGCCTAATCCTAGCCTTCACCTACCGGGCCCCGGAGTGCGACCAGCCCGACAACAGGCCCGGCTTCATCAAAGACATTCACTACATGTACGTGGCCACAGCGCTGTTTTGGGTCACGGGGCTCATTACTGTGATTGTGAGCCTCCTCACGGCCCCGCCCACGAAGGAACAAATCCGTACCACCACCTTCTGGTCGAAGAAGAGCGTGGTGGTGGAGGAGAGCTGCTCCCCGAAAGACGAGCCATACAAAATGCAGGAGAAGAGCATCCTGAGATGCAGTGAGAACAGTGAGCCCATCACCCACATCATTCCCAACGGGAAATCGGAAGATAGCATCAAGGGCCTTCAGCCTGAAGACGTGAATCTCCTGGGGCCCTGCAGAGAGGAGGGCCCCCCCGCGGCTTCCTTAGGGCATTCAGAGGCAGAAACACCAGTGGATGCTTATTCCAATGGGCAGGCAGCGctcatgggggaaaaagagagaaagaaagaagcagaggcTGGAGGTCGCTGCTGCAAGTTAATAGATTGGTTCTGCGGCTTTAAAAGTAAGAGCCTCAGCAAGAGGAGTCTCAGAGAcctggcggaggaggaggaggccgtcTGTTTGCAGATGTTGGAAGAGCCGCCACACATTAAACTGATACTGGATATTGGGCTTTTTGCTGTGTGTTCGCTTGGAattttcatgtttgtttatttttccttatga